The Leishmania donovani BPK282A1 complete genome, chromosome 23 genome contains a region encoding:
- a CDS encoding tryptophanyl-tRNA synthetase, putative, whose protein sequence is MDDGARQHMHDVMAKRRKRAMTTTPSANAEGVATPDLTVVPSGDATPQAAASPDMQQRQQPPALALHHFFNRDIAFSHRDLHKALVDIEASIKTGECSVFLYTGRGPSTGTMHLGHVLPFMLTKYLQDVFNLPLVIQITDDEKFLFRDVPFEGAKADELIRSNIKDIIAFDFNPRHTFIFRNTHYMGDMYPTVLRLQRCMTGNAVKHTLGITDSDNVGKLAFPATQAAPCFSTAFRRVLQNGDRPMRCLIPCAIDQDPFFVLTRAAALRLKQLPPALLHTKFLPALKGLEHKMSSSAEEKGVITLHDTDKQVRKKLRRAFSGGCATLEQMQEAGANLEVDVAYQYLRFFCPDDTLFADVTQRYRSGALNSGEVKDLAADCIIREVLHDWRKRRATVTDDDVVEFCSIRNILL, encoded by the coding sequence ATGGACGACGGTGCGCGTCAGCACATGCACGATGTCATGGCCAAGCGCCGCAAGCGGGCCATGACCACCACCCCATCCGCTAACGCCGAGGGCGTCGCGACCCCGGATTTGACTGTGGTGCCATCTGGAGATGCGACACCGCAGGCCGCCGCGTCCCCTGacatgcagcagcggcagcagccaccagcACTGGCGCTTCACCACTTCTTCAACCGCGACATTGCCTTCTCGCACCGCGATTTGCACAAGGCGCTTGTGGATATCGAGGCTTCCATCAAAACGGGAGAGTGCTCTGTCTTCCTCTACACTGGCCGTGGCCCTAGCACTGGCACCATGCACTTGGGCCATGTGCTGCCCTTCATGCTCACCAAGTACCTCCAAGACGTCTTCAACCTTCCGCTCGTTATACAAATCACAGATGACGAAAAGTTTCTCTTTCGCGACGTCCCCTTCGAGGGCGCCAAGGCGGACGAGCTTATTCGCAGCAACATCAAGGATATCATCGCCTTCGACTTCAACCCGCGCCACACCTTCATATTCCGAAACACGCACTACATGGGCGATATGTACCCGACGGTGCTCCGGCTGCAGCGTTGCATGACAGGCAACGCTGTGAAGCACACGCTCGGCATCACGGACAGCGATAATGTCGGCAAACTCGCCTTTCCTGCCACCCAGGCTGCTCCGTGCTTCAGCACCGCTTTCCGTCGTGTTCTGCAGAACGGCGACAGGCCGATGCGGTGCCTGATTCCCTGCGCCATTGATCAGGATCCCTTCTTCGTTctcacgcgcgccgccgcgctgcggctgaagCAGCTACCACCGGCCCTGCTTCACACGAAGTTCCTGCCGGCTCTCAAAGGCCTGGAGCACaagatgagcagcagcgcagaggagaagggcgtcATTACCCTACATGACACAGATAAACAGGTGCGCaagaagctgcgccgcgccttcTCGGGCGGCTGCGCCACCCTAGAGCAGATGCAAGAGGCGGGCGCCAACCTGGAGGTGGATGTGGCGTACCAGTACCTGCGGTTCTTCTGCCCTGATGACACACTCTTCGCCGACGTGACGCAGCGCtaccgcagcggtgccctGAATAGCGGAGAGGTGAAAGACCTGGCGGCGGATTGCATCATCCGTGAGGTGCTGCACGATtggcggaagcggcgcgcaACGGTGACGGACGATGACGTGGTGGAGTTCTGCAGTATCCGTAACATTCTTCTCTGA
- a CDS encoding ATP-binding cassette protein subfamily G, member 5, putative, whose protein sequence is MMAPQRKEARSAVPRSHHASSLSAATTLVAVFLVLLLLATCASVTQALHVSPASAEAAMWSRMDVFASSGSHSDSITCLNGGIPAGDHCTCPLYYTSANCSQRQCPNSIGGEGPHRVMPVNSTNKFCDHCDEKEFTGLSCQVCQSNAACMQYAGSAAECDNSTSVRGDSKQFQCTLKNEFFVRLMSGNRNITVEVLFNCSTSDGTAFRKGEQGVCNMAIYRIEPNHSYVDPFFRCDAQECSLKYGQKDPDPNDANNNTLRQRFFRAARTSGQVALIVECALLALLGGFTALLGPRRTKSITVALASVITVTVLVYISLMMLSMQSISAPEQTVVYECKKTHCACAEDPPPQYDPICSQKEELNNQILPSIKNSIRFACGQNTSLCELTLADLSLVFQADCRASECVDTVRFPDDSSDDSNDDSGGGGGAAVLAKLNLGILLVLLVLLVVSGIGTHYYYTRSISCERDRDFLITFHVSTPYGDDGGSHETGDPDVLDERHVHLNGSADGSAVEHEQEPLLYNSPVPRAERRGFLSRGVSSSRHSEGNVSVRASVYEQARALTPAACARIEELRRLTAAPLELQVSELRYTLNTPLLGAADEGSQRTLLHRINFTVHSGDVLAIMGPSGAGKTTLLDLLSARAKSGEVSGTIALNGTPITTTGSRAAQYRNIIGYVSQEDTLLPSLTVEQTILYAARLKLPKALSHSTVRRIVARVIETLKLQHCAQTLIGGETTRGISGGEKRRVSIAVELLANPRILYLDEPTSGLDAVSAKRVVEAVVALAKDSTMRIYAMHYFAFQPIVIFSIHQPSQEIYELFDKVLLLSRGMSIYCGSAASAAATIERRVTAAFGHTREVPRREAHNNQAEYLMKVEEILDDAVRAELQEEDALENTSTAGAPYGSASADGSPLAAARTQVPPCRSPGSPPPRAPSQSGGCHDFDDGEQVSGADILSTTFGFRMYYANVYEQLQLLVSRSITCLFGSFHLVICHSAVVACLATLMCVLYREQALDLPGSLNRAGSVSFLLLVTSFLSLSCLEQLIVERKLFNVERENGFYTTCPYLISKIVVDIIPLRIIPAMVLASVIYFPMGFRVDAGLHFFYFILIIVLFSICMTMVILCIGIVSGSFGAAALLSSVFILWNFVFGGALVQAETIPPSLRAFKSISPFFLAFESLMVNELDGQHCVFSPTDETGKKSSASIPIMCVQYLANIGLKPERFNADVMQLAVYCLLFVGLSWMLLSSCSKLVR, encoded by the coding sequence AtgatggcgccgcagcggaaagaagcacgcagcgccgtgccgcgcAGCCACCACGCCTCATCACTCAGCGCAGCCACTACTCTGGTGGCTGTGTTCcttgtgctcctcctccttgccaCTTGCGCATCTGTCACTCAAGCGCTGCATGTGAGCCCGGCGTCCGCAGAGGCAGCGATGTGGAGCCGCATGGATGTGTTCGCGTCCTCTGGTTCGCACTCAGACTCGATCACGTGCCTCAACGGCGGCATCCCTGCCGGCGACCACTGCACCTGCCCCCTCTACTACACCTCGGCGAACTgctcgcagcggcagtgcccCAACTCCATTGGAGGCGAAGGGCCGCATCGCGTGATGCCTGTGAACTCGACGAACAAGTTCTGTGATCACTGCGACGAAAAGGAATTCACCGGCCTCAGCTGTCAGGTATGCCAGAGCAACGCGGCTTGCATGCAGtacgccggcagcgctgctgagTGCGACAACAGCACGTCCGTCCGCGGTGACAGCAAGCAATTCCAGTGCACGCTAAAGAACGAGTTCTTCGTTCGACTCATGAGCGGCAACCGCAACATCACCGTTGAGGTTCTGTTCAACTGTTCCACATCAGACGGCACCGCCTTCAGGAAGGGTGAGCAGGGTGTGTGCAACATGGCCATCTATCGCATAGAACCGAATCACAGCTATGTGGATCCCTTTTTCCGCTGCGACGCGCAGGAGTGCTCGCTCAAGTATGGCCAGAAAGACCCTGACCCGAACGACGCGAACAACAacacgctgcgccagcgcttTTTCCGCGCCGCTCGCACCTCTGGACAGGTGGCGCTCATCGTCGAGTGCGCTTTACTCGCGCTTCTTGGTGGCTTCACTGCACTGCTGGGGCCCAGACGCACCAAGTCCATCACTGTGGCTCTCGCCTCCGTGATCACCGTCACGGTGCTGGTGTACATCTCCTTGATGATGCTCAGTATGCAGTCCATCTCCGCCCCGGAGCAGACCGTCGTCTACGAGTGCAAGAAGACGCAttgcgcctgcgccgaggacccgccgccgcagtaCGACCCGATATGCTCACAAAAAGAGGAGCTGAATAACCAAATCCTGCCGTCCATTAAGAACAGCATCCGGTTTGCCTGCGGACAGAACACCTCGCTCTGCGAGCTGACGCTGGCGGATCTCTCGCTGGTGTTCCAGGCGGACTGCCGCGCCTCCGAGTGCGTCGACACCGTCCGCTTCCCTGATGACTCGTCGGAcgacagcaacgacgacagcggcggcggcggcggtgcggccgtCCTGGCGAAGCTGAATCTCGGCATCCTtctcgtgctgctggtgctacTCGTGGTGAGCGGGATTGGAACTCACTATTACTACACTCGCAGCATCTCCTGCGAGCGTGACAGGGATTTCCTCATCACCTTCCACGTGAGCACGCCgtacggcgacgacggcggcagccacgagACCGGCGACCCAGATGTCCTCGATGAGCGCCACGTGCACCTGAACGGCAGCgcggacggcagcgctgttGAGCACGAGCAGGAGCCTCTGCTGTACAATTCGCCGGTACCGCGAGCCGAGCGGCGGGGCTTTCTTTCACGGGGTGTTTCCAGCAGTCGTCACTCTGAGGGCAACGTCTCTGTTCGCGCGAGCGTGTATGAGCAGGCGCGCGCcttgacgccggcggcgtgcgcgcgcattgaggagctgcgccggctcaccgccgcaccgctggaGTTGCAGGTGTCAGAGTTGCGGTATACCTTGAATACGCCTCTGCTGGGGGCTGCGGACGAAGGTTcgcagcgcacgctgctTCACCGCATCAACTTCACAGTGCACTCGGGGGACGTGCTGGCTATCATGGGACCCTCCGGTGCCGGTAAAACCACGCTGCTGGATTTGCTCTCGGCTCGCGCTAAGTCAGGGGAAGTCAGCGGCACCATTGCCCTGAACGGTACGCCCATCACGACGACCGGTTCCCGCGCGGCGCAATACCGCAACATCATCGGCTACGTCTCGCAGGAGGACACGTTGCTGCCGTCCCTGACTGTCGAGCAGACAATCCTCTACGCCGCACGGCTAAAGCTGCCGAAGGCGCTTTCGCACAGCACTGTGCGTCGCATTGTGGCGCGCGTCATCGAGACGCTgaagctgcagcactgcgcaCAGACGCTCATTGGTGGCGAGACGACAcgcggcatcagcggcggcgagaagCGCCGCGTGTCTATCGCTGTGGAATTGTTGGCGAACCCGCGTATCCTGTACCTTGACGAGCCAACGAGCGGCTTGGACGCGGTGAGCGCGAAGCgcgtggtggaggcggtggtggctctGGCGAAGGACTCGACGATGCGCATATATGCCATGCACTACTTTGCGTTCCAGCCCATCGTCATCTTCAGTATCCATCAGCCCTCACAAGAGATCTACGAGCTTTTCGACAAGGTCCTGCTGCTATCGCGGGGAATGAGCATCTACTGCGGCTCTGCcgcgtccgccgcggcgacgatCGAGCGGCGGGTCACGGCCGCCTTCGGCCACACGCGAGAGGTAccgaggagggaggcgcacaACAACCAGGCGGAGTACCTTATGAAGGTCGAAGAGATTCtcgacgacgccgtgcgCGCGGAGTTGCAGGAAGAGGACGCACTCGAGAACACCAGTACTGCAGGTGCGCCTTACGGCAGCGCCTCGGCCGATGGGTCTCCACTGGCCGCGGCTCGCACGCAagtgccgccgtgccgcagtCCCGGGTCACCGCCCccgcgcgcgccgtcgcagtcCGGCGGCTGCCACGACTTCGACGACGGTGAGCAGGTAAGCGGGGCCGACATCCTGAGCACCACGTTTGGCTTCCGTATGTACTACGCGAACGTGTATGAACAGCTGCAGCTACTCGTCTCTCGCTCCATCACGTGCCTGTTCGGCTCCTTCCACCTAGTGATATGCCACTCGGCCGTGGTGGCGTGCCTTGCGACGCTCATGTGTGTCCTCTACCGCGAGCAGGCCCTTGATCTTCCGGGGTCGCTCAACCGCGCCGGCTCGGTCTCTTTCCTGCTGCTCGTCACCTCCTTTTTGTCTCTTAGCTGCCTTGAGCAGCTCATCGTCGAGCGGAAGCTGTTCAACGTGGAGCGGGAGAACGGCTTCTACACCACATGTCCGTATCTGATCTCCAAGATCGTCGTCGACATCATCCCGCTTCGCATTATTCCAGCCATGGTGCTCGCCTCGGTCATCTACTTCCCCATGGGCTTCCGCGTCGACGCAGGACTGCACTTCTTCTACTTTATCCTCATCATCGTGCTCTTCTCCATCTGCATGACGATGGTGATTCTCTGCATCGGCATCGTCAGCGGCTCcttcggcgccgcggcgctgctcagcagcgtcTTTATCTTGTGGAACTTCGTCTTTGGCGGCGCGCTGGTGCAGGCCGAGACGATCCCGCCCTCGCTGCGCGCCTTCAAGTCCATTTCGCCCTTCTTCCTCGCTTTTGAGTCGCTCATGGTGAACGAGCTCGACGGACAGCACTGCGTCTTCTCCCCGACAGACGAGACGGGGAAGAAGTCGTCGGCGAGCATCCCAATTATGTGTGTACAGTACCTGGCAAACATCGGGCTGAAGCCGGAGCGGTTCAACGCCGATGTAATGCAGCTGGCTGTGTACTGCCTCCTTTTCGTGGGCCTCTCCTGGATGCTGCTCTCAAGCTGCTCGAAGCTCGTTCGCTAG
- a CDS encoding (H+)-ATPase G subunit, putative, whose product MPPKQDNVQKLLAAEEKRNKLISDAKARKQQKVKQAKADAEREVASFRADKDREYDRYRAQQNGGADAENAELARETDRELEELKRLTAQRMDAVANMMVRLIVTVKE is encoded by the coding sequence ATGCCGCCAAAGCAGGACAACGTGCAGAAGCTTCTCGctgcggaggagaagcgcaacAAGCTCATCTCCGACGCCAAggcgcgcaagcagcagaAGGTAAAGCAGGCTAAGGCCGACGCCGAGCGCGAGGTTGCCTCATTTCGCGCTGACAAGGACCGAGAGTACGACAGGTACCGCGCGCAGCAgaacggcggcgctgatgccGAAAACGCGGAACTCGCTCGTGAGACGGACAGGGAGTTAGAGGAGCTCAAGAGGctgacggcgcagcgcatggACGCCGTAGCGAACATGATGGTCAGGCTGATAGTGACGGTGAAGGAATAA
- a CDS encoding NADP-dependent alcohol dehydrogenase, putative yields MPTEAHGWAALSAKSKLEPFTFQRRDVGPDDVVINIAYCGVCHSDVHQARDEWDGSTFPMVPGHEIVGHVTKVGSEVTKYKAGDRVGVGCMVDSCMKCRQCERGLEQYCVNGASFTYNSTQQDKKTPTFGGYSDHVVVREHFVVSIPDNLDLCAAAPLLCAGVTTFSPLRYWGVKKGTRVGVVGLGGLGHMAVKLANAMGAEVTVFTRSSNKVEEAKNLGAHHVVNTNNEQEMNSIQGTLDVIVDTVGMSHDLRPYMMTLDIDGKLALVGMPEHAHPPLDPRRIIASRQCVGGSNIAGMPETQELLNFCGEHNITATVEKISIECINEAYERMLASDVRYRFVIDMASLKRE; encoded by the coding sequence ATGCCGACTGAAGCGCACGGATGGGCTGCCCTCTCCGCCAAGTCGAAGCTGGAGCCCTTCACCTTCCAGCGCCGTGACGTTGGCCCTGACGATGTGGTGATCAACATAGCGTACTGCGGTGTGTGCCACAGCGACGTGCATCAGGCCCGCGATGAGTGGGACGGCTCCACGTTCCCGATGGTGCCCGGCCACGAGATTGTTGGCCACGTGACGAAGGTGGGCTCAGAAGTGACCAAGTACAAGGCTGGCGACAGGGTTGGCGTGGGCTGCATGGTGGACTCGTGCATGAAGTGCCGCCAGTGCGAGCGCGGCCTGGAGCAGTATTGCGTGAATGGCGCGTCGTTCACCTACAACAGCACGCAGCAGGACAAGAAGACGCCGACCTTTGGCGGCTACTCCGACCACGTGGTGGTGCGCGAGCATTTCGTTGTGAGCATCCCGGATAACCTCGAcctgtgcgccgcggcaccgcttcTCTGCGCTGGTGTCACGACGttctcgccgctgcggtacTGGGGAGTGAAGAAGGGCACGCGCGTGGGTGTGGTTGGGCTGGGCGGTCTGGGCCACATGGCCGTGAAGCTGGCGAACGCGATGGGGGCGGAAGTGACGGTGTTCACTCGCTCCTCGAACAAAGTCGAGGAGGCGAAAAACCTCGGCGCGCACCACGTCGTCAACACGAACAACGAGCAGGAGATGAATTCGATTCAGGGAACACTCGACGTGATTGTGGACACGGTGGGCATGAGCCACGACCTGCGCCCCTACATGATGACGCTGGACATCGACGGCAAGCTTGCCCTGGTGGGCATGCCGgagcacgcgcacccgcCGCTGGACCCCCGGCGCATTATCGCTTCGCGCCAGTGTGTTGGCGGGTCGAATATTGCTGGCATGCCTGAGACACAAGAGCTGCTCAACTTCTGCGGTGAGCACAACATCACCGCGACGGTGGAGAAGATCAGCATCGAATGCATCAACGAGGCCTACGAGCGCATGTTGGCGAGCGACGTGCGCTACCGCTTCGTGATTGACATGGCATCTCTGAAAAGGGAGTAG